A single region of the Methanofastidiosum sp. genome encodes:
- a CDS encoding class I tRNA ligase family protein — protein MSYESDLNFYFFNSLTKRIDKLDIPKSKEIKMFTCGPSIYRKPHIGNYRTFIFEDILQRYLEYLGYKVTRLMNFTDIEDKAIEEAKVKGTTVKKLTKKIADIFHDEIKLLNIKTPTYIVRSTEAIEETINIIAKLVEKGYAYYYKEDIYFDPTKFKNFGKLYGLDMTKWPKKKIRFKRDNYSNNVWNLGDFILWHSCKDEAYPCWDAPIGRGWPAWNAQDPGIIMHSLGAKVDICCGGIDNRLMHHDYNIAIMESCSGEDFCPYWLHGHHLFVNGKKMSKRKNNILYVEDLIKNGYSIKEIRFFLIYSHYREKMNFTFYKFDRTSIKLDEFVRMINHIVTMKNIEYSSPTVSRLIDELSNAFEENMGNDLNVKKAFDNVYVIIKKLYAYKQKGTISDKDSELISNKMLKIDEVLQVIFTNQ, from the coding sequence ATGAGTTATGAGAGTGATTTGAATTTCTATTTTTTTAATAGTTTAACTAAAAGAATAGATAAGCTAGATATACCTAAATCAAAAGAAATTAAAATGTTCACATGTGGCCCTTCAATTTACCGAAAACCACATATTGGAAATTATAGAACTTTTATATTTGAAGATATACTCCAGAGATATTTGGAATATTTGGGATATAAAGTAACAAGATTGATGAATTTTACCGATATTGAAGATAAAGCAATCGAAGAAGCTAAAGTCAAGGGGACAACTGTAAAAAAATTGACAAAAAAAATAGCAGATATATTTCATGATGAAATAAAACTTCTTAACATTAAGACTCCAACTTACATCGTAAGATCAACAGAAGCGATTGAGGAGACAATTAATATAATTGCAAAACTGGTAGAAAAGGGCTATGCGTATTACTATAAAGAAGATATCTATTTTGATCCTACTAAATTTAAAAATTTTGGAAAACTGTATGGTCTCGACATGACTAAATGGCCAAAAAAGAAGATTCGATTTAAAAGAGATAATTATTCAAATAATGTATGGAATTTAGGTGACTTTATTCTATGGCATTCCTGTAAAGATGAAGCCTATCCATGTTGGGATGCGCCAATAGGGAGGGGGTGGCCAGCATGGAATGCTCAAGACCCAGGGATTATTATGCATTCATTAGGGGCTAAAGTTGATATCTGTTGTGGCGGTATTGATAACAGATTAATGCACCATGACTATAATATTGCTATAATGGAAAGCTGCTCTGGAGAAGATTTTTGCCCTTATTGGTTACATGGTCATCATCTTTTTGTAAATGGAAAAAAGATGTCAAAAAGAAAAAATAATATTCTGTATGTTGAAGATCTTATAAAAAATGGTTATTCAATCAAAGAAATACGATTCTTTTTGATATATTCTCACTATCGTGAAAAAATGAATTTTACTTTTTACAAATTTGATAGAACTTCAATAAAACTTGATGAATTTGTAAGAATGATTAATCACATTGTAACAATGAAAAACATTGAATATTCTTCGCCTACAGTGTCAAGATTAATAGACGAGTTATCTAATGCCTTTGAAGAAAATATGGGAAATGACTTAAATGTAAAAAAAGCTTTTGACAATGTTTATGTGATTATCAAGAAATTATATGCCTATAAACAGAAAGGGACGATTAGTGATAAAGATTCTGAACTTATTTCAAATAAAATGCTAAAAATAGATGAGGTACTACAAGTAATATTTACCAATCAGTAG
- a CDS encoding phosphoheptose isomerase, whose amino-acid sequence MTYLRENIGPNGKKTSPRLLEGLKNFIIDIDGVICDDIPNEEPERMGSANEIPNAKLTINKWYDEGHIITFFTSRTEKERDVTVKWLKEHEIKYHNIIFGKPRGGNYHYIDDKDIRATRFEGKFGEFVKKTKEIQVFE is encoded by the coding sequence ATGACCTATCTTAGAGAGAACATTGGCCCTAATGGAAAAAAAACAAGTCCTAGATTACTAGAAGGGTTGAAAAACTTCATTATAGATATTGATGGAGTAATATGTGATGACATACCAAACGAAGAGCCAGAAAGGATGGGATCTGCAAATGAGATTCCAAATGCTAAATTAACTATTAATAAATGGTACGATGAAGGTCACATCATTACATTTTTTACCTCTAGAACAGAAAAAGAGAGAGATGTAACGGTCAAATGGTTAAAAGAACATGAAATCAAATACCATAACATTATTTTTGGTAAACCTAGGGGTGGAAATTATCACTATATTGACGATAAAGACATAAGAGCGACAAGATTTGAAGGTAAATTTGGGGAGTTTGTTAAAAAAACTAAAGAAATACAAGTTTTTGAATAA